The following are from one region of the bacterium genome:
- a CDS encoding cytochrome c biogenesis protein ResB produces the protein MLTKRLGDRIYQFFKSRKLAVSLLFLLAVIAIFGTIFNRGEIDSGVAPLDPSIWLSYFETGEFYHSPIFISAIGLLFVNLTVCTYDRLKSNWRKLTGVSYAVEDNYILSLPFHFSCLAPQNPLFLKEFLSSDGYKIYNNEGIFYGEKGKIHSWGTYITHFSIILVIIAGTISALFSYVGTVGIFEQKETDTYYNWTKKKYQVLPFTIRVEDLNVDYYTPVIEAEIGDKRISLKKGDEIFYKNDKIVFFDFLPDSMVMNNEVYSISEFMHDPAVLFKIYRDGNFISNYWIFAKDTGYRNSMPLPYSIKVLNNLYLVKSSESLLNIIENGEIKLRESVSPNKSINYKGLNIYFWGFNQDAYRNYFTGLQLSYEPCLWFTWAALGGVLCGLCLTFFISSERVWIKYSSGQILIGGKTSGDKEKFNERMQNLVNKIKRNL, from the coding sequence ATGTTGACAAAAAGGCTTGGTGACCGGATTTACCAATTTTTTAAATCCAGAAAATTAGCAGTAAGTTTATTGTTCTTATTGGCAGTAATTGCAATTTTTGGCACAATATTTAATCGCGGAGAAATTGATTCCGGGGTGGCCCCCCTGGATCCTTCAATATGGCTGTCTTATTTTGAAACAGGTGAATTTTATCATTCCCCTATATTTATTTCAGCAATAGGTTTATTATTTGTTAATTTAACTGTTTGTACTTATGACCGTTTAAAATCAAATTGGAGAAAATTGACAGGGGTATCTTATGCGGTTGAAGACAATTATATACTTAGTTTACCTTTTCATTTTTCATGCTTAGCTCCCCAAAACCCCCTCTTTTTAAAAGAATTTTTGTCATCTGATGGTTATAAGATTTATAATAATGAAGGAATATTTTACGGAGAAAAGGGGAAAATTCATTCATGGGGGACATATATTACACATTTCAGCATTATTTTAGTTATTATAGCCGGGACAATCAGCGCGTTATTCAGTTATGTCGGCACTGTAGGTATATTTGAACAAAAAGAGACAGATACTTATTACAACTGGACGAAAAAAAAATATCAGGTTCTGCCTTTTACAATCAGGGTCGAAGACCTGAATGTTGATTATTATACACCTGTAATTGAGGCGGAAATAGGGGACAAAAGAATTTCTTTAAAAAAAGGTGATGAAATATTTTACAAAAATGATAAAATTGTCTTTTTCGATTTTTTGCCGGACAGCATGGTGATGAATAATGAAGTATATTCTATTTCCGAATTTATGCATGACCCGGCAGTCCTTTTTAAAATTTACCGGGACGGGAATTTTATTTCAAATTACTGGATTTTTGCTAAAGATACAGGTTACCGGAATAGTATGCCGCTGCCTTATTCCATTAAAGTATTAAATAATCTATATCTCGTTAAAAGCAGCGAGAGCCTTTTAAATATAATTGAGAACGGGGAAATAAAACTAAGAGAATCCGTCAGCCCTAACAAATCCATAAATTATAAAGGGCTGAATATTTATTTCTGGGGATTTAACCAGGACGCGTATAGGAATTATTTTACAGGACTTCAACTCAGTTATGAGCCGTGTTTATGGTTTACATGGGCCGCTTTAGGCGGGGTTTTGTGCGGGTTGTGTCTTACCTTTTTTATTTCCTCTGAGAGAGTTTGGATTAAATATTCTTCCGGCCAAATTTTAATTGGCGGGAAAACCAGCGGAGACAAGGAAAAATTCAATGAAAGAATGCAAAATTTGGTTAATAAAATAAAAAGGAATTTATGA
- the moaA gene encoding GTP 3',8-cyclase MoaA: MLKDSFGREINYLRISLTDRCNLRCIYCLPKEGVKLISSSEIMSYEEILRFVRILAGLGVNKVRLTGGEPLLRLGIVDFIKEIKTIPGLKDLSLTTNGVIFQEKVDGLFKAGLTRVNISVNTLKKEKYESITGSKNNHFIKIIKGINEALDLGINPVKINVVALKGINDDEIPDFAKLTKDKNLHVRFIEFMPIKEREIDWHGSFIPVETIKLIIENKYGKLIPVNKTDKSPADYFRLKDSKGTIGFISPISLCFCEKCNRLRLTADGKLRLCLFSDTEVDIKNMIRSGADEKDLADMVQKALLTKPKQHNLNVNNDFFTECRRTMAEIGG, translated from the coding sequence ATGTTAAAAGACAGTTTTGGCAGGGAAATTAATTATTTACGTATATCTCTTACTGACCGGTGTAATCTGCGCTGTATATATTGCCTTCCCAAAGAAGGGGTAAAATTAATATCTTCTTCTGAAATTATGAGTTATGAAGAGATATTGCGTTTTGTCAGAATCCTTGCGGGATTGGGTGTAAACAAGGTAAGACTTACAGGGGGGGAACCGCTTCTTCGCCTGGGTATTGTGGATTTTATTAAAGAGATAAAAACCATCCCGGGGCTGAAAGATTTAAGCCTGACTACAAACGGCGTGATTTTCCAGGAAAAAGTCGATGGGCTTTTTAAAGCGGGGTTGACGAGAGTTAATATAAGTGTCAATACATTAAAAAAAGAAAAATATGAAAGCATTACCGGCAGTAAAAATAATCATTTTATTAAAATTATTAAAGGCATAAATGAAGCGCTGGATTTGGGAATAAACCCTGTTAAGATAAATGTCGTGGCGTTAAAGGGAATAAATGATGATGAAATCCCGGATTTTGCAAAATTAACAAAAGACAAAAATCTACATGTCCGGTTTATTGAATTCATGCCCATTAAGGAAAGGGAGATCGACTGGCATGGCAGTTTTATCCCGGTGGAAACAATTAAGTTAATTATCGAAAATAAATATGGTAAACTTATACCGGTCAATAAAACCGATAAAAGCCCGGCTGATTATTTCAGGTTAAAAGATTCAAAAGGGACAATAGGGTTTATAAGCCCGATTTCTTTATGTTTTTGTGAAAAATGCAACCGTTTAAGGTTGACCGCGGATGGAAAATTGCGTTTATGCCTTTTCTCAGATACTGAGGTTGATATAAAAAATATGATAAGATCCGGTGCAGATGAAAAAGATTTGGCTGATATGGTGCAGAAAGCCCTTTTAACCAAACCTAAACAACATAATTTGAATGTTAATAACGATTTTTTTACAGAATGCCGGAGGACGATGGCTGAGATTGGAGGGTAA
- the moaC gene encoding cyclic pyranopterin monophosphate synthase MoaC, with the protein MQKSEVRSQKLRATGNEQRTTRTLSHLDGRGKVKMVDVGHKDVTEREAIASGVVRVSPEIIKLIDRNKIAKGNVLETAKIAGIMAAKKTQELIPLCHQINLTHVGLELEMDKANNKIKIQSFIKTKDRTGVEMEALTAVAVAGLTVYDMCKAVDKSMEIGEISLVFKKGGKSGSYARKEA; encoded by the coding sequence ATGCAGAAGTCAGAAGTCAGAAGTCAGAAGTTACGAGCAACGGGCAACGAGCAACGAACAACGAGAACATTATCTCATCTGGATGGAAGAGGTAAAGTCAAAATGGTTGATGTCGGGCATAAAGATGTGACCGAGAGAGAGGCAATTGCTTCGGGTGTTGTCCGAGTAAGTCCTGAAATAATAAAGTTAATAGATAGAAATAAAATTGCAAAAGGGAACGTCCTGGAAACAGCAAAAATCGCGGGAATAATGGCCGCGAAAAAAACACAGGAGCTGATCCCGCTGTGCCATCAGATTAATCTGACGCATGTCGGCCTGGAATTGGAAATGGATAAGGCAAATAACAAAATTAAAATACAATCTTTTATAAAAACAAAAGACAGGACCGGTGTGGAAATGGAGGCCCTGACAGCGGTAGCTGTCGCGGGACTTACGGTTTATGATATGTGCAAGGCAGTTGACAAAAGTATGGAAATCGGAGAAATCAGTTTAGTTTTTAAAAAGGGAGGAAAAAGTGGAAGTTATGCCCGAAAAGAAGCCTGA
- a CDS encoding MOSC domain-containing protein, whose amino-acid sequence MPEKKPDIITGEVVSVNISSEKGVSKKRVAKILLKENFGVENDAHAKTPNREVSLLAVESIFKTRKKKLAVNPGDFAENITTRGIDLMHLPPGTKLQIGKALLEITQIGKTCHSRCQVFYKVGDCVMPKEGIFAKVLHGGEIKVGDMIICTTN is encoded by the coding sequence ATGCCCGAAAAGAAGCCTGATATAATTACCGGCGAGGTGGTTTCAGTAAATATAAGCTCGGAAAAAGGCGTAAGTAAAAAAAGGGTCGCAAAAATTTTACTGAAAGAAAATTTTGGCGTTGAAAATGATGCTCACGCAAAGACGCCGAACAGGGAAGTAAGCCTTTTAGCCGTTGAATCAATTTTTAAAACGAGAAAGAAAAAACTCGCTGTTAATCCCGGCGATTTTGCGGAGAATATAACCACCAGAGGCATAGATTTAATGCATCTGCCCCCTGGAACAAAACTCCAGATTGGGAAGGCTTTGCTTGAGATAACGCAGATTGGAAAGACATGCCATTCCCGGTGCCAGGTTTTTTATAAGGTTGGAGATTGTGTGATGCCAAAAGAAGGCATTTTTGCGAAAGTTTTGCATGGCGGGGAAATAAAAGTAGGAGACATGATTATATGCACAACAAATTAG
- a CDS encoding AAA family ATPase produces the protein MHNKLAQGVYYENREPVLTWDNIAGYPGIKEKVKQLVSLPLVCGSELERQGIQLPTGVMLWGPLGVGIKMMAEAAASHAEVRLVYVSGREILGKPRDLQEAFKTARLNRPCVLFVSDTEWLAPQPHADYSWPLPPSGGRGAPEGGGCFSRGKPSAFADREMTTVFLEELDNISGIRDIALAGSCYRIDAVDQCLFKEKSRFNRKIFVPPPSSVDREYMFKFFVNKINLAGKNKLDLEKFARNTEGYTGWDIENLCKDVVLQAVQNKSGEIKEEYFNNALLKIKPWLTKEMTKKYFELYEQDCPHYYHF, from the coding sequence ATGCACAACAAATTAGCCCAGGGCGTTTATTACGAAAACCGCGAACCGGTCCTTACATGGGATAATATTGCCGGTTATCCCGGGATTAAGGAAAAGGTTAAACAATTGGTTTCCCTGCCACTGGTATGCGGAAGCGAATTGGAAAGACAAGGAATACAGCTTCCCACCGGCGTAATGCTCTGGGGGCCGCTGGGGGTGGGTATAAAAATGATGGCGGAGGCCGCCGCGAGCCACGCAGAGGTGAGGCTGGTTTATGTTTCCGGCCGGGAAATTTTAGGCAAGCCGCGTGATCTGCAGGAGGCATTTAAAACCGCCCGTCTTAACCGGCCGTGTGTTCTTTTTGTTTCGGATACCGAGTGGCTCGCGCCCCAGCCGCATGCTGATTATTCATGGCCATTACCCCCTTCAGGGGGAAGGGGGGCACCTGAAGGGGGAGGGTGTTTCAGCCGCGGTAAACCTTCTGCCTTTGCCGACAGGGAAATGACTACTGTATTTCTGGAAGAGCTTGACAATATTTCAGGAATAAGAGATATTGCTTTGGCTGGCTCATGCTACCGCATTGATGCGGTCGACCAGTGCCTTTTTAAGGAAAAATCAAGGTTTAACAGAAAAATATTTGTTCCCCCTCCTTCGTCCGTTGACAGGGAATATATGTTTAAATTTTTTGTTAATAAAATAAATCTTGCGGGAAAAAATAAACTGGATCTGGAGAAATTTGCCAGAAACACTGAAGGTTATACCGGCTGGGACATAGAAAATTTGTGCAAAGACGTGGTTCTCCAGGCTGTGCAAAATAAAAGCGGTGAAATAAAAGAGGAGTATTTTAATAACGCTTTATTAAAAATTAAACCCTGGCTTACAAAAGAAATGACAAAAAAATATTTTGAGCTTTATGAACAGGATTGCCCCCATTATTATCACTTTTAA
- a CDS encoding DUF2442 domain-containing protein has translation MDKIHKIKNIKIVGNKLIINIDDKEHTYQLKEISERLSKASTIERNKFEISPSGYGIHWPLIDEDISIDGLLDITHSPKKKIKFHNCSLHSNAYDSN, from the coding sequence ATGGATAAGATTCATAAAATAAAAAATATCAAAATAGTTGGGAATAAATTGATAATAAATATTGATGATAAAGAACATACATACCAACTCAAAGAAATTTCGGAGAGATTATCCAAAGCGAGCACTATCGAAAGAAATAAATTTGAAATTTCTCCTTCAGGTTATGGCATCCACTGGCCTTTAATTGATGAAGATATTTCTATTGATGGTCTTCTGGATATAACCCATTCACCAAAGAAAAAAATAAAATTTCATAACTGTTCATTACACTCTAATGCCTATGACAGTAATTGA
- a CDS encoding DUF4160 domain-containing protein: protein MPTILQILGWRLFFYANEGNEPIHIHCRKSEKECKYWLLVSEFDLEEVFAYNMSRKDKREIKKIIFEHFEYIEQQWKDFQKRKN, encoded by the coding sequence ATGCCAACAATTCTACAAATATTAGGCTGGAGATTATTTTTTTATGCTAATGAAGGAAACGAACCAATTCATATCCATTGCAGGAAAAGTGAAAAAGAATGTAAATATTGGCTCCTTGTTAGTGAATTTGACTTAGAAGAGGTTTTTGCCTATAATATGAGTAGAAAAGATAAAAGAGAAATTAAAAAAATCATCTTTGAACATTTTGAATATATTGAACAACAATGGAAAGATTTTCAAAAAAGGAAAAACTAA
- a CDS encoding glycosyltransferase family 39 protein: MKKNYWFLLILSLAFLLRFLYIYYFTGFYSSPESHGYFLEQVGYNLSQGGGYGSNPDAPTAKKPPLYPAFIALIYLFFGHNFAMARIGHIFLAVLTCIFTFMFSENLLRNISKTDNFSLFPYFSLIILSIIPSYIYVSGWFLTENLCVLFSLLTIYYLLKTEITPSFFNQAASGLFLGLTNLTRPNFISFLFIIPLWAFLKFPKKEAAKIFLIITLTTLTVIAPWMIRNWKIFNGFIPIATGGGRMFLAGNNPQAQGDAILVSGSPRLYYSEGIPQGDEKRDWTKWEGDTWQNMYLSELDPGNFSSGLSEKEADRKYYLQGLIWIKDNPLPFIKLLPRKIYCFWQYWSPHTRWPAIPVKLKLIDLLFYVSFPALVFSGFIFSLRQKRTFLLLYLVLFYSQITTLVFFGDARQRFLFLPFLAIFAGWGLENIIIFCKAKFSQYKPY, from the coding sequence ATGAAAAAAAACTATTGGTTTTTATTAATTCTGTCTTTAGCTTTTCTTTTGCGTTTCCTGTATATTTACTATTTTACCGGTTTTTACTCTTCACCGGAATCCCATGGTTATTTTCTTGAACAAGTGGGTTATAATCTTTCACAAGGTGGAGGGTATGGTTCCAATCCGGACGCTCCGACTGCAAAAAAACCTCCCTTGTACCCTGCTTTTATTGCTTTAATCTACCTTTTTTTTGGGCATAATTTCGCCATGGCCAGAATAGGCCATATTTTTTTAGCTGTTTTAACCTGCATTTTCACATTCATGTTTTCTGAAAACCTCCTTCGGAATATTTCAAAAACAGACAACTTTTCTCTGTTCCCTTATTTTTCTTTAATAATCCTGAGCATCATTCCCTCTTATATTTATGTCTCAGGCTGGTTTTTAACTGAAAATCTATGCGTTCTTTTTTCCCTGCTGACAATCTATTATCTTTTAAAGACGGAAATAACCCCGTCTTTTTTCAACCAGGCCGCATCAGGGCTTTTTCTCGGATTGACTAACCTGACCCGCCCCAATTTTATTTCTTTTCTTTTTATTATTCCTCTATGGGCCTTTTTAAAATTTCCAAAAAAAGAGGCGGCTAAAATATTTTTAATAATTACCTTAACGACATTAACAGTCATAGCACCATGGATGATAAGAAATTGGAAAATTTTTAACGGTTTTATCCCCATCGCTACGGGCGGGGGCAGGATGTTCCTTGCCGGCAATAATCCCCAGGCACAGGGCGACGCAATCCTTGTCAGCGGTTCACCCCGCCTCTATTATTCCGAGGGGATACCGCAGGGGGATGAAAAAAGAGACTGGACAAAATGGGAGGGAGACACGTGGCAAAACATGTATCTTTCCGAACTTGACCCTGGGAATTTTTCTTCAGGCTTAAGCGAAAAGGAAGCCGACAGAAAATATTACCTGCAGGGGCTTATCTGGATTAAAGATAACCCGCTTCCCTTCATCAAACTATTACCTCGAAAAATTTACTGCTTCTGGCAGTACTGGAGTCCCCATACCCGCTGGCCCGCGATACCGGTCAAGTTAAAATTAATTGACCTGTTATTTTATGTTTCCTTCCCGGCCCTTGTTTTTTCCGGGTTTATTTTTTCTCTAAGGCAAAAGCGGACTTTTCTTCTTCTTTACCTTGTCCTGTTTTATTCCCAGATAACCACCCTCGTATTTTTCGGTGACGCCAGGCAAAGATTCCTGTTTCTGCCCTTTCTCGCGATCTTTGCGGGATGGGGATTAGAAAATATTATTATTTTTTGCAAAGCCAAATTCAGTCAATATAAACCGTATTAA